A genomic window from Glycine soja cultivar W05 chromosome 10, ASM419377v2, whole genome shotgun sequence includes:
- the LOC114371670 gene encoding protein MAIN-LIKE 1-like, producing the protein MAKTAIGKLLGCRALGQVTGRGINRGDCDDSDDAPQRRRPTASARRQRVAVTVAHDEPVVPAPDVQDDPMESPAAIDDIVADIPVDTGVEAAEDEHEGFPGGPSDPFVLTQYVDHVACSVWTEEERPELKLSSHGRKVHSLGRPVPAIEGLVVGTRLSPLIACSVDIGDRGLLSAFMERWHRETFSFHLPVGELTITLDDVSSLLHLLVVGDLHAFEPLHVDDAVQMLVDLLMVSAESARAETAQCRGPYSATNVHVVYLEALRDLSMTERYAWGVAALVHMYDKLNDASMSHNRQLGGYITLLQHFSSVADSTTDQEYDEDSPRACRWIAMNKTVKSIRTPTYRERLDRLRIPDVCWYGEHRSVRDFHIRSCYSDLLRWRPIAVYYRPERVVRQFGYTQTIPAPPVDSWVSYDDIHDRWMHYSDHIVPAGEVCVVPGQCSSDYMDWFFRISHPFMTPGHALDPLPHGHALQPRVVPQAPQTNIPHVPKLGASLTSLEEPRHAEVCDDIAERLKRYLSQRVVTPSSSTHEVIEECLRLARSVTQDHLVYVRSRRRRRTNQT; encoded by the exons ATGGCGAAAACCGCTATCGGGAAGTTGCTGGGCT GTCGTGCCTTAGGTCAGGTTACTGGCAGAGGTATCAACAGAGGAGATTGTGATGATTCCGATGATGCTCCGCAGCGTCGACGGCCTACTGCATCCGCACGGAGGCAGCGAGTCGCTGTGACTGTGGCACACGATGAGCCAGTGGTCCCTGCGCCAGATGTTCAGGATGACCCGATGGAGTCACCAGCTGCTATAGATGACATTGTGGCAGACATTCCTGTGGACACAGGCGTAGAGGCTGCTGAGGATGAGCATGAGGGATTTCCGGGTGGTCCGAGCGACCCATTTGTGTTGACCCAGTATGTGGATCACGTTGCTTGCAGCGTATGGACGGAagag gagcgtCCTGAGTTGAAGTTATCCTCTCATGGGAGGAAGGTCCACAGTTTAGGCAGGCCTGTCCCTGCCATTGAGGGACTTGTTGTTGGTACAAGACTAAGTCCTCTGATCGCGTGTTCGGTAGACATCGGCGATCGAGGACTTTTGTCCGCGTTTATGGAGCGGTGGCACCGGGAGACGTTTAGTTTCCATCTCCCGGTGGGAGAGCTCACCATCACGCTGGACGACGTCTCCTCGCTTCTCCATCTTCTCGTGGTTGGCGACTTACACGCCTTTGAGCCCTTGCACGTGGACGATGCAGTTCAGATGCTGGTGGACTTATTGATGGTCTCTGCAGAATCTGCCAGGGCTGAGACAGCCCAGTGTCGTGGACCGTAC agtgcaaccaatGTCCATGTTGTCTACTTGGAGGCCCTTCGTGACCTCAGTATGACGGAGAGGTACGCCTGGGGAGTGGCTGCTTTGGTGCATATGTACGACAAGCTGAACGATGCATCTATGAGCCACAACCGACAGCTTGGTGGTTACATCACACTGCTGCAg CACTTTTCGTCAGTCGCAGACTCCACTACTGATCAGGAGTATGACGAGGATTCTCCGCGTGCGTGTAGGTGGATTGCGATGAATAAGACCGTGAAGAGCATTCGTACACCGACGTACAGGGAGCGCCTGGACCGACTCCGGATTCCGGATGTCTGTTGGTATGGGGAGCACCGATCGGTCCGGGACTTCCACATCAGATCATGCTATTCCGATCTCTTGCGCTGGAGGCCTATTGCTGTTTATTACCGACCAGAGAGGGTCGTGCGGCAATTTGGATACACGCAGACCATTCCTGCTCCTCCTGTTGATTCATGGGTGTCGTATGATGATATACACGATAGGTGGATGCACTACTCGGATCATATCGTTCCAGCAGGTGAGGTGTGCGTTGTGCCAGGTCAGTGTTCCAGTGACTACATGGATTGGTTCTTCCGCATCTCGCATCCTTTCATGACACCAGGCCACGCATTAGATCCTCTGCCTCATGGTCACGCCCTGCAGCCCCGAGTCGTCCCTCAGGCCCCACAGACGAATATCCCTCACGTGCCGAAGCTAGGAGCATCGTTGACATCTTTGGAGGAGCCTAGACATGCA GAAGTTTGTGATGACATTGCTGAGAGGTTGAAGCGCTATCTGAGTCAAAGGGTGGTCACTCCAAGCTCATCGACACATGAGGTGATCGAAGAATGCCTCAGGTTGGCCAGGAGTGTGACACAGGACCATCTAGTATATGTTAGGTCTAGACGCAGGCGACGCACGAATCAGACGTAG